The DNA region CGCCGCCGAACGCCTTGGACAGCGAACCGACCAGCATCACGTTGTCGGGCAGCCCGCCCTCGAACGCCTCGTACGCGTATCCCGCGCCCTGCTGCCCGTCGATGGAGATGCCGTGCGCGTCGTCCACGTACAGCACTCCGCCCGCGCGGCGCAGCGCGTCGGCGAGCCCGACCACGTCGACGAGTCCGCCCATGGAGCCGACTCCGTCGACGAGCGCGATGGGCGTGCGTCCGTCGGCGACCGCCTCGGTCAAGAGCCCGGCGAGGCTGTCCGGGTCCGTCAGGTCGAACCGGTGGGCCGGGCCGATCTGCTCCATGACCCCGCGCAGCACCTGCATCGAGGCGTGGGCGGTCTTGTCGACGAGGAACAGCGGACCCCGCTCGGCGACGGGATATCCGGGCAGCGCGCCGTTGCCGAGCAGAGGCAGCACGCCGAGGTGGACGTTGCTGACGGAGGTGAAGGGTACGACGGGCCGGCCGCCGTAGACCTCGCCGAGGAGTTCCTCGAGCTGCCCGAGGTACATCGGCCGCATCCGGTTGCGCGAGGACGAGAAGTGCGCGCCGAACCGGAGGAGGGCGTCCTGCGCGGCCGCGACGAGCGCCGGGTGCTGCTCCAGGCCCAGATAGGAGCAGGAGACGAACTCGACGGCCCGGCCCCCGTCCGCCAGCTCCACCTCCTTGCCCTCGCGTCCGGTGATGACATGACCGGTCAGGCCCTCGTCGAAGGCCCGGTCCAGGGAGTCGGTGGTCTTGTCGATACGGGCTGAGACCCAGTTGGCGTGCTTGTCGGCGTGCTGTCCTCGGCTGGTCATTCGGTCTCCTCGGGAGTGGCGGGCAGGGCGCCGGGCATGCGGGTGAACAGGTCGGCACAGACATCCCGGTAATGCGGGAGCCGGTCGCCGAGGACGCCCGACACGGCGTCCAGGTGGTGGGCGAAGTCCTCCTCGTCGCCTTCCCGGGCGAGGTCGCGCAGCCGGTCGACACCCCGGGCGAGCGCGTCGCGGGCGCTGCCGGCGAGCGGGTTGGCGAACTGGACGTCCCAGTACACCTCGGGGGTACCGGAGGTGATCCGGGCGAGCAGCGCGAGCAGGGTCGCGTGCGGCGGCGGTGCGACGGCGGCCAGTTCCTCGATCTCCACGTCGAGTTCGGACAGGGCCTGGCCGAAGGCGAGCACGGTGGCGTGGGTGAGGGCCTGGGAGGCGGCGGCCAGCCGGTCGTGCCGCTCGGCGTCCATCCGGACGATCCGGCCGCCCGACGCGGCGACCAGGCCGAGGAGTTCCTCGACGAGGGGGCCGCCGCGCAGCACGACGGCGGCCACGGGCCGGTCCGCGACACCGAGCGCCGGAGCGAACATCGGGTTGAGCCCGACCGTCTGGAGGCCGGGCGCGTGGTCGGCGACGGCGGCGGCGATCCGGGACTTCACCGAGAGCGTGTCCGCGAGCAGCGTGTGCGAGGGCAGGACGTCGGCGAGTGCGGGCATCGCGGCGAGCGCCACGGACTCGGGTACCGCGAGCAACACCAGGTCGGCCTCAGCCAGTTCGGCGCTCAGGGCGCGGCCGGGAGCGGTGATGTCGCCCTCGAGGCGGCGGATGCCGGTCCTCTCGGCGGTGAGGGGCTCGGGGTCGATCACGCGGACGTCGCGGCCGGCGTCGGCGAGCAGAGCGGTGAACAGCCGTCCCACGGCGCCCGATCCGCCCGCCACGACACACCGCCGGATCGCTGTGCCGGATCGGCCGGCGCCGCTCACGCGTCCGCCTTCTCGGCCTGGAGCGGCACCCTGCCGGCCACGCCGGCGGCGATGGTCGCGGTCATGGTCCGCGACTTGACCAGGGTCTCCTCGAACTCCTCGGCCGGGTCGGACAGCGCGATCACCGCCCCGCCGACGCCGAAGGACGTGCCCTCGGCAGTGGCCACGACGGTCCGTATGACGATGCTGAGGTCGGCGGCGCCGCCGAGCGAGAACCAGCCCAGGGCGCCCGAGTACACCCCGCGCGGCCCCTCCTCGAGACGGTCGATGATCTCCATGGTGCGCAGCTTGGGCGCGCCGGTCATCGAACCGCCGGGGAAGGAGGCCCGCACGCAGTCCACCGCCGAGACGCCGTCGCGCAGCGTGCCGCGCACGGTGCTGACGAGCTGGTGCACGGGGGCGTACGTCTCCACGTCGAAGAGTCTGGGCACGTGCACCGAGCCGACCTCGCACACGGTGTTGAGGTCGTTGCGGAGCAGGTCCACGATCATCAGGTTTTCGGCGCGGTCCTTCTCGCTGGCCAACAGCCCCTCACGCAGGGCCCGGTCCTCCTCGGGGTCGGCGGCGCGTGGCCGGGTGCCC from Streptomyces sp. NBC_01754 includes:
- a CDS encoding aminotransferase class I/II-fold pyridoxal phosphate-dependent enzyme; protein product: MTSRGQHADKHANWVSARIDKTTDSLDRAFDEGLTGHVITGREGKEVELADGGRAVEFVSCSYLGLEQHPALVAAAQDALLRFGAHFSSSRNRMRPMYLGQLEELLGEVYGGRPVVPFTSVSNVHLGVLPLLGNGALPGYPVAERGPLFLVDKTAHASMQVLRGVMEQIGPAHRFDLTDPDSLAGLLTEAVADGRTPIALVDGVGSMGGLVDVVGLADALRRAGGVLYVDDAHGISIDGQQGAGYAYEAFEGGLPDNVMLVGSLSKAFGGAGGFVVLPSQDDVRVLRKFANPLVFGHSIMLPLLAADVAAAGLHLNGEVAQLQERLRGNAAHFDKLTEGRLVNAGRHSPIRGAHFGTEAAAFEAARRLRTAGILVLPAFFPTVAKGTGLIRFALSATHEVAHLETAVEALGPVEHTA
- a CDS encoding prephenate dehydrogenase, with translation MGRLFTALLADAGRDVRVIDPEPLTAERTGIRRLEGDITAPGRALSAELAEADLVLLAVPESVALAAMPALADVLPSHTLLADTLSVKSRIAAAVADHAPGLQTVGLNPMFAPALGVADRPVAAVVLRGGPLVEELLGLVAASGGRIVRMDAERHDRLAAASQALTHATVLAFGQALSELDVEIEELAAVAPPPHATLLALLARITSGTPEVYWDVQFANPLAGSARDALARGVDRLRDLAREGDEEDFAHHLDAVSGVLGDRLPHYRDVCADLFTRMPGALPATPEETE